The Deefgea tanakiae DNA segment GCATCATGACCGCCACATCATTGAGCATATGGCCAAAAGGCACGTCTTTGAGGGGCAAGTTTTCATAATTAAACATAAAATCGGCAATATCGCTGGCGAGCTTTTCCTCATCAACCACCGTTTCCCCCGTCCATTCCAACAGCACATTCAAAATACCGTGTTCATCGCGCTGCGACAATGCGGCGAGCAAATCAACAATTTGGTCGCGGCGCGGATGCGGCAATCGCCCCACCATGCCAAAATCGAGAAAGGCAATCCGATTGCCAGTCAGATATTTAACATTCCCAGGATGAGGGTCGGCGTGAAAATAACCATCAATCAACACCATTTTCAGCACCGCATCCGCGCCGCGTGCCGCTAATACTTTTCTATCCATCCCTGCTGCATCGGCGGCCTGTAAGTCATTCCCTGCAATACCCCCAATATAACTTTGAACGTTGAGGCTTTCGCCCGTCCACTCCCACCAAATTTGCGGAATCACGATTTCATCGTGCCCCGTAAAATTTTGGACAAACCGCTCTAAATTACGCGCTTCAGTCGATAGATTCAGTTCACGACGTAAAGACTTAGCAAACTCATCCACAATTCGCACCGGTTGATAACGGCGCAAATCCGGAAACTCAAATTCAGCCAATGATGCGATGTGTCGCAAAATACGCAAATCGGCTTCAATCTTCGGAATAATCCCTGGCCGACGAATTTTTAAAACCACTTCCGTATCGTCTTGCAGTTTCGCACGATGCACTTGCGCAATCGATGCAGAACCAATCGGTTGTGGGTCAAGCTCTTTAAAGATAGCGTGAGGATCATCCCCTAAGACCTGCTGTAGCTCAGGCAAAATCAATGCGAAATCAAGTGGCGGTACTTCATTTTGTAATTTCTCAAATTCAGCAATCCATTCTGGCGTAAACATATCAACGCGGGTTGCCAGTACTTGGCCAAGTTTAATAAATGTAGGCCCTAATTCTTCCAACGCTTTTCGAACGCGAACGGCAGGATCCATTAGCTGGATTTCATGGTCACCCGGCAAATGCAAGGCATCGCTAGCGCGTTCAATCCCTTTATTCAAGCCCAACTTTTGCACCAAATTACCAAGGCCATAGCGAATCAAAATCGCTACAATCTCACGCACCCGCGGTAAATCTCGCATCACAGTGAACGTTTCTTTTAGCATCGGGTCTTAATTTCCTTAAGTCGATCAATTAAATTTAGTTTTTCTTGATTTTATGCTTTACAGCCCTATTCCACATACGTACAGTTCCTGCCCATGAAATGGATTGTCATAATCACCACACTTTTCGCTCTCACCGCAGCCAATAGCTTTGCGGATGAAGACATGCCGGTTGGCGACACCTCACCTAGTGCGTGGCTAGGTAGTGGCGATACACCTGCACCCAGCCCAGCAAAAGCACGCCCTAAAAAGCCAGCTACACGCACAACTGAAAAACCAACCGACTATACACCAGCTCAAGACTTGCTCTTATCTGCAATGAGCTTAATTGGTGTTAAATACACGTGGGGTGGCAATACGCCGGAGTCTGGGCTCGATTGCAGCGGTTTTATTCGCTATGTTTTTCAAAACTCAATGAATATGACACTGCCAAGAACTGCGGTTGAGATGGCACAAGCAGGTAAAACCATCGACAAAACCGAATTAAAGCCGGGCGATTTGGTGTTCTTTAATACCTTGGGCCGAACCTTTTCTCACGTTGGCATTTACTTAGGTGACAACCGATTCATCCATTCACCACGCGCAGGTCGCAGCGTAGAAGTTGCCAATATGGGGCAAAACTACTGGACTTCTCGCTTTACCGGCGCTCGCAGGATTGCAGATGGTGGCTCAGACGGCCTCAACATTAACGCAATGCTTGCCAACTCCAGCAACGAAGCAAAACGGGTTTCAAGCTCATCGCGTGTCGTCAATACGGCCGCAGCGAGCACGCGGACTGAGTGCAAAAAGGTGACTACTGGCAAAGGTAAAAACAAAAAGACCGTCACCAAATGCACTAGAGTCAGCGTTAGCAACAAACCCGCAATCGCTGCTAAACCTGGCAAAACAACGCGTACTGCCAAGGCAAAAACCAGTAGCACACGCAAATCAGCCGTAAAGTCCCCAGCCAAGAAAAATACGAGCCAGGCAAAGAAAGCATCAGTAAAGCCCAAGAGCAAAACGCCAGTAAAAACGAGCACCAAGAAATAAAAAATAAGCCATTCAAAAACTGAATGGCTTATTTTTTACGTTGGTAAATGATGAGCAGGAACAATAATCAAACCCGCTCGCTGCCCTGGTGGCACATCGGGGTTGGGAAAAATAATCCGAGCATCTGACTCTGTCACGACAAATGACTCCCCCTGATCGACGGCCAAGACCATCCCCACCGGCAGCGGGGTAAAGTTATCGGTTTTGCCATCAATAGCAAATTTAAAATCCGTGCTTTTTTTCGGGATTTCACGAGAGACTCGAAATATCTGCACATGAGCAGGCACTAACTCAGGCTCTGGCAAAACACCTTGGATCAAGCCTTGCAGATAGGCTGCCATTTTAGAGAGATCAATCCCTTTGTTTTGCCCAAAAGGACGCGCACTCCCCAATTCAATCGTAAATGACGCGGCATCGCACTGCCGACTAGTAAAGAAAGAAAACGTACTCGATGTCGTCGATTGTAATAACACTGTATCAACACCCGCTAAAGACAAGCGCGCAATTTCCATCGCAGAAAAGGATTTATTCGGTTTAGGTAAGGGATAAATGGCAAACTTTTCAATCAAAGAGCCATGGATTGCGGTGTGCAAATCATAATGCAATCGTGATCGGCCCTCACCGCCAGCTTGAAAAAATCGCATCACATGCATCTCTAGCATGGCGGCACGGCGTTTTTCTACGCCGTCTTCAACATCAGGAGTTCGGCTAAACAAGCGATTCATATCTTCTTCGACAAAGCGCTGCCCTAGACGCAAAGCTGCGACATTACCAAAGATAAACAAAACCCGTGCCCGTACCTTAATTGCACCAGCACAAACTTGCTCAATTAACTGCTCGACCAATTCGACAGGCGCGGTTTCATTACCATGGACACCACAAGAGATCACCACATCGCAGGTATGCTTTACTCCCTCTTGTGGCTCGAAGCGAATCACGCCTTCATCCATTACTTGAACACCAGCACCGCTGGGCAAGCAATACGGCAGTGCAATTGCAGTATTGCCCGCCAAGGTTTCGTGTAAAAAACTAGTCATTCGCAACCATCCTCAACATGCATCTCAGTCGTAAGGCTCAATTTTAGCAGGCAATTTCTGATACTGAAGCATTTCTTACTCATCACGCCCATGTAATTGGAAGGGATAAATCGAGCCTAAACGCATAATTTGCGTCAATTCATCCAAAGCGGTACGCACTTCGACCAAGAGATTTGGATCAAACAGATCACTTTCGAGCAAACGATCACGGTAATGTCGCTCAACCCAGCTACACAACTGCGGATACAAGCGATCATTCATCCACACGCCTGAATTAACTTCCTTAGCCTCTGCTGCTGTTAACGCCACCCGCAAACGCAAACACGCCGGACCACCGCCATTTTGCATACTTTGCTTTAAGTCATAGACCAATAATTCATCAATCGGCCCACCACTGTCTCTCAACCTCTGCAAATAAGCCCACACAGCAGGCGTATTTTTGCACTCTTCAGGCACCAATAAACGCTGCCTACCACTGGCCTTCGCCAACAACTGACTATTAAACAGATAAGACTTCACCGCATCGGCAACTGAAACCTCGTTGCTCGACACTTCAATCACCTGCAAACGCCCGCCCATTTTGTCAGTCAGTTCAGCATAAACTTGGGCCGAATTCAAAAATGCCGCTTGATGACAGAACAACACGTCTTGATTACCGACGGCAATCACATCGTTATGAAACACACCCGCATCAATCACGGCAGGATTTTGCTGCGCCAGCACCGTATGGCTTGCTACTAAACCGTGACGACGAATAATCGCCTCACACGCTTCCCGAGTTTGCCTAGCAGGAAATTGCGTGGGTTCAACTTGTCCGCCCCAATGTTGCCGACCGTAGACAAAAAACTCAACACCAGCCTGACCATAATCATGGCAAAACCGCGTGTGATTGGCCGCGCCCTCATCACCGAAGGCAGCGTACATGGGCAGCGCTTCATGTACCGCAAAGTGTGCTGGATTGGAAAAAACAGCATTTAAACTACGAAAAGTCTGCCGATGCTCAATCGCACGATGAAATTTATTCTGCAAATTGGCGACGGTAAAATGCACCCGACCATCTTGCGTATCAGCTGATGGGCTGACCGTTGCGGCATTTGCTGTCCACATTGATGAAGCTGAACTCATCGCCGACAAATACCCTTGTGGCGTATCTCTCAACGAAGCAATTATTTCTTGGTCTGTACCCGTATACCCAAGGTCACGTAATAGCCATAATGCAGGACGTTCCTGTGGAGGCAATACGCCCTGATGATAACCAAGATCAGCAAGCGCCTTCATTTTGGCCAAGCCTTGCAAAGCCGCTTGCCGCGGATTTGCGGCCTGTTTGGCATTTCCTGTAGAGGCGATATTGCCAAACGAATGGCCGCCATAATGATGCGTCGGCCCAACAAGCCCATCAAAATTGGCTTCAAATGCCGCTACGTTCATCATCACGTCTGCACTCATAAAATCATCCCCGCAGGCAATTGTGTCGGCAAGACGAGCTGCTCTGCCTCAAGCGAGGCCACTGGATAGGCGCAATAATCGGCGGCGTAATACGCACTAGCACGATGATTGCCCGAAGCCCCAATACCACCAAAAGGTGCTGCGCTCGATGCACCGGTCAAAGGCTTATTCCAATTGACGATACCGGCGCGCGCCTCGCGCCAAAATAGCTCGTATCGCTCACGTGAGTCGGACAGTAAACCAGCTGCCAATCCAAACTGGGTGCGATTGGCCAGCACCAGCGCTTCATTAAAACTCTCGTAGCGCAGCACTTGCAACAGCGGGCCAAAATACTCTTCATCCGGCAGGTCACTCATCGCCGTCACATCTAAAATCCCCGGAGACAATAAGGCCGTCCCAGACTGAATGCGCGTCATCGCCAATAATGAAACCGCGCCTTGCTCTATTAAATTCGCTTGCGCCGCAAGCAGTGCATCCGCTGCCGCCAGCGAAATCACTCCCCCCATAAATGGCTGCGGCTCTGCATCCCACGCACCCACTTTTAAAGCAGCAGAGACACTGATTAAGCGCGCCAAAAAGGCATCACCCCATGCACCACTCGGAACAAGCAAGCGTCGTGCGCACGTGCAGCGCTGACCTGCAGAAATAAACGCCGACTGAATCACGTGATGCAGTGCGGCATCGACCTCGGTGACTTCTTCAACAATCAGCGGATTATTGCCCCCCATTTCCAGCGCCAGAATTTTTTGTGGCGCACCAGAAAATTGTCGATGCAGGGCATAGCCCGTATTGGCGCTACCAGTAAAATAAATGCCATCCAAATCAGCTTGCGCCGCCAAAGCAATCCCCGTATCACGTCCGCCTTGCACAACATTTAAAACGCCCGCAGGTAGACCTGCGGCCATCCACAATTCGGCCGTTTTTTGCGCCGTCATTGGCGCGAGCTCAGAGGGCTTAAACACCACGCAATTGCCCGCAATCAAAGCGGGAACTATGTGCCCATTAGGCAAGTGTCCAGGGAAATTATACGGACCAAATACGGCCACAACCCCGTGCGGGCGATGACGCAACACCGCTTGTGCATCGCCAAGCGGAGATTCTTTGCTCCCAGTTCGCTCATCGTAGCTTTTAAGCGAAATTTCAATTTTATTGACCATCGTTGTCACTTCGGTCAACGCTTCCCAGCGCGGTTTCCCCGTTTCTAGGCCAATCGTATCAGCCAAACTCGCCTGATTGGCTTTTAATAAATCGGCAAAATTGCACACCAAGGCGATTCGCTCTGACAACTCAAGATCGCGCCACGCAGCAAATGCAGCACGTGCAGCATTGACCGCAGCCGCCACCTCCGCTGAAGTTGCCGCCGCCCCCTGCCAAACGGTAGCCTGAGTGACTGGATTTACAGAAGAAAATGTCTCGCCAAGGCCCAAGTGCCATTGACCATTAATCAGTTGCATAGGTATAACCCTCTAAGCTTTAGCAGACAATGGCACAGCACGAATACTGTCACCATTCTCTAAATTAAGACGTTTTAACACTTCACTTGTTAATGGCAAAGAATCTTCTAGCGGCCGGGTGACTGCCAAGGTCACGCGAAAATCATTCAAACTGCGATTACTCACCAACCATGGAATGCCATTCTTAGGCTCGGCCGCCACAGCCAGCGACTGGTACACCGTACTTTGCCGCACAGCGCGAATGTCAGCCAGACTGCATTCCAAACTAGGGCCCGCATCGAAAATATCGACATAACCTTGGTAACGAAACCCTTCCGACTCCAACATCGCGCGCGCGGGCTCAGTCGCAGGATGTACATTGCCCAAGGCAGCTCGTGCCGCTTCAGACAAAAAGCAGGTGTAAATGGGATGCTTTGGCATTAACTCTGCGATAAAAGATTTACTACCGACGTAGGACAAAAAATCCGCTTTCGCAAAATCCATCGTAAAAAAATGACGGCCTAAACTTTCCCAAAATGGTGATTGGCCTGCCTCATCCGAAACGCCGCGCATTTCGGCGATAACGCGCTCGGCAAACCGCTCCGGAAATTCAGCCATAAACAAAAAGCGACTTTTGGAGAGCAAGGCACCATTGCCGTCTTTACGATGTGAGGCGGCTAAAAATAAAGAACAGAGCTCACTCGAACCCGTCAGGTCCGACGTCAGAAAAAGCGTGGGAAGCTGTTTGTAAATGTCGAGCTCACGGGAAGCGTGCACCGACAGGCCAACACGGTAGTTGTACCAAGTGTCGTGCATTCCAAGGGCCGCCTCGACCCCACAGATACCGACTATCTGCTGTGCCGCATCGTCTTCCAATACAAATAGATAACTCGCATCCGCTAACTCAGGATTGCTATTGAGGCTTTTAATACTGGTTTGAATTCGCTCATTTAAGCGCGCGGGATTGGGCTGCAAGGTGGTGACACCGACACCTGTTGTTTTTGCCAGCGCCAACAATGCATCCATATCATCAAGGCCAATCGGGCGTATCAACATGGTTTCCAACTTAATAAATAGTTAAACCAATGTAGCAAAGTGTGGAAAAAACGCGTATCGGGAGTTTCCCATGCACAAGCCGAGGCGCAGAAACGCCTCGCTCAGCACTGAATCAGTACAGGTAGATTCACAGAAGAATTAATTGATGCTCATTAAGGTTCGGCCACCTTCAAAGCGCGGTGCGAAGTAACTATTGGCTAAAGACTCAATTCTGACTTTGCCATTCGTGGAGGGAGCATGAATGAATTTATCATCGCCCAGATAAATACCAACATGAGAAAAAGACCGGCTCGTGGTTTTAAAAAAAACCAGATCGCCCGCTTGCAGTTGCTCTTTAGATACTGGTCTTGCTACAGATGCCATCTCTGCCGCTGAACGCGGCAAGCTCACACCGAGT contains these protein-coding regions:
- the astD gene encoding succinylglutamate-semialdehyde dehydrogenase, with amino-acid sequence MQLINGQWHLGLGETFSSVNPVTQATVWQGAAATSAEVAAAVNAARAAFAAWRDLELSERIALVCNFADLLKANQASLADTIGLETGKPRWEALTEVTTMVNKIEISLKSYDERTGSKESPLGDAQAVLRHRPHGVVAVFGPYNFPGHLPNGHIVPALIAGNCVVFKPSELAPMTAQKTAELWMAAGLPAGVLNVVQGGRDTGIALAAQADLDGIYFTGSANTGYALHRQFSGAPQKILALEMGGNNPLIVEEVTEVDAALHHVIQSAFISAGQRCTCARRLLVPSGAWGDAFLARLISVSAALKVGAWDAEPQPFMGGVISLAAADALLAAQANLIEQGAVSLLAMTRIQSGTALLSPGILDVTAMSDLPDEEYFGPLLQVLRYESFNEALVLANRTQFGLAAGLLSDSRERYELFWREARAGIVNWNKPLTGASSAAPFGGIGASGNHRASAYYAADYCAYPVASLEAEQLVLPTQLPAGMIL
- a CDS encoding C40 family peptidase; this translates as MLKTVLTVLLLALVMVGCTSTKTTGTKPAKPILSLANIKADGAGREVVMYALGLLETNYQFGGTNPEAGLDCSGLVLLVYKNALGVSLPRSAAEMASVARPVSKEQLQAGDLVFFKTTSRSFSHVGIYLGDDKFIHAPSTNGKVRIESLANSYFAPRFEGGRTLMSIN
- the astE gene encoding succinylglutamate desuccinylase — encoded protein: MTSFLHETLAGNTAIALPYCLPSGAGVQVMDEGVIRFEPQEGVKHTCDVVISCGVHGNETAPVELVEQLIEQVCAGAIKVRARVLFIFGNVAALRLGQRFVEEDMNRLFSRTPDVEDGVEKRRAAMLEMHVMRFFQAGGEGRSRLHYDLHTAIHGSLIEKFAIYPLPKPNKSFSAMEIARLSLAGVDTVLLQSTTSSTFSFFTSRQCDAASFTIELGSARPFGQNKGIDLSKMAAYLQGLIQGVLPEPELVPAHVQIFRVSREIPKKSTDFKFAIDGKTDNFTPLPVGMVLAVDQGESFVVTESDARIIFPNPDVPPGQRAGLIIVPAHHLPT
- a CDS encoding ABC1 kinase family protein, with translation MLKETFTVMRDLPRVREIVAILIRYGLGNLVQKLGLNKGIERASDALHLPGDHEIQLMDPAVRVRKALEELGPTFIKLGQVLATRVDMFTPEWIAEFEKLQNEVPPLDFALILPELQQVLGDDPHAIFKELDPQPIGSASIAQVHRAKLQDDTEVVLKIRRPGIIPKIEADLRILRHIASLAEFEFPDLRRYQPVRIVDEFAKSLRRELNLSTEARNLERFVQNFTGHDEIVIPQIWWEWTGESLNVQSYIGGIAGNDLQAADAAGMDRKVLAARGADAVLKMVLIDGYFHADPHPGNVKYLTGNRIAFLDFGMVGRLPHPRRDQIVDLLAALSQRDEHGILNVLLEWTGETVVDEEKLASDIADFMFNYENLPLKDVPFGHMLNDVAVMMRDHEITLPSDLTLLFKALITLEGLGRQLDPEFKMVPHLTPFVKEVILERLSPKTWLKNGKDNLFEAFGVLSGLPRDIGKLIKQARRGNLKVDLDLKRLDRFGNLIAKSANRLTMGIVTGALIIGSSIAMTIKTGPTLFGMPLLGFIGFVLALVNAIWLMFAIWISSKDER
- a CDS encoding C40 family peptidase produces the protein MKWIVIITTLFALTAANSFADEDMPVGDTSPSAWLGSGDTPAPSPAKARPKKPATRTTEKPTDYTPAQDLLLSAMSLIGVKYTWGGNTPESGLDCSGFIRYVFQNSMNMTLPRTAVEMAQAGKTIDKTELKPGDLVFFNTLGRTFSHVGIYLGDNRFIHSPRAGRSVEVANMGQNYWTSRFTGARRIADGGSDGLNINAMLANSSNEAKRVSSSSRVVNTAAASTRTECKKVTTGKGKNKKTVTKCTRVSVSNKPAIAAKPGKTTRTAKAKTSSTRKSAVKSPAKKNTSQAKKASVKPKSKTPVKTSTKK
- the astB gene encoding N-succinylarginine dihydrolase, coding for MSADVMMNVAAFEANFDGLVGPTHHYGGHSFGNIASTGNAKQAANPRQAALQGLAKMKALADLGYHQGVLPPQERPALWLLRDLGYTGTDQEIIASLRDTPQGYLSAMSSASSMWTANAATVSPSADTQDGRVHFTVANLQNKFHRAIEHRQTFRSLNAVFSNPAHFAVHEALPMYAAFGDEGAANHTRFCHDYGQAGVEFFVYGRQHWGGQVEPTQFPARQTREACEAIIRRHGLVASHTVLAQQNPAVIDAGVFHNDVIAVGNQDVLFCHQAAFLNSAQVYAELTDKMGGRLQVIEVSSNEVSVADAVKSYLFNSQLLAKASGRQRLLVPEECKNTPAVWAYLQRLRDSGGPIDELLVYDLKQSMQNGGGPACLRLRVALTAAEAKEVNSGVWMNDRLYPQLCSWVERHYRDRLLESDLFDPNLLVEVRTALDELTQIMRLGSIYPFQLHGRDE
- the astA gene encoding arginine N-succinyltransferase, with amino-acid sequence MLIRPIGLDDMDALLALAKTTGVGVTTLQPNPARLNERIQTSIKSLNSNPELADASYLFVLEDDAAQQIVGICGVEAALGMHDTWYNYRVGLSVHASRELDIYKQLPTLFLTSDLTGSSELCSLFLAASHRKDGNGALLSKSRFLFMAEFPERFAERVIAEMRGVSDEAGQSPFWESLGRHFFTMDFAKADFLSYVGSKSFIAELMPKHPIYTCFLSEAARAALGNVHPATEPARAMLESEGFRYQGYVDIFDAGPSLECSLADIRAVRQSTVYQSLAVAAEPKNGIPWLVSNRSLNDFRVTLAVTRPLEDSLPLTSEVLKRLNLENGDSIRAVPLSAKA